One window from the genome of Toxotes jaculatrix isolate fToxJac2 chromosome 17, fToxJac2.pri, whole genome shotgun sequence encodes:
- the LOC121197442 gene encoding LOW QUALITY PROTEIN: G-protein coupled receptor 135 (The sequence of the model RefSeq protein was modified relative to this genomic sequence to represent the inferred CDS: inserted 2 bases in 1 codon), translated as MRVRYGMSFVVLFLGFXSMDSPVSTALWGSGGSNYTADNSGPSFTNQLGTASPVAPRIVSIVTSLVTSTTEATVGTTGNLSAFRDQRGSELSQTHQASTPSVLSAAESNSVLQGITVAAQALVLLSIFLLSSLGNSAVVIVIIKHRQLRTVTNAFIMSLSLSDFLTAVLCLPFSFVMLFSKDGIWMFGDHFCVANGFFNTCFGIISTLTMTLISFDRYYAIVRQPQAKIGRQKATQLLIAVWLTAVVFSLPWYLLVRTPAEIHKRGFYHCMYVFHSGTSRMGTAYSICLIVVCYLLPFSLMCFCHYNICKTVRLSEIRVRPVTTYAYLLRFYSEMRTATTVLIMIVFIIFCWGPYCVMGLVTAMGDYTFNPAMDTVAIWLAWANGAINPLIYALRNPNISMLLGRSREEGYRTRNIAAYLSSQTQNREIRLNQAERIRDRYVSRVGVNNNSRLSSSSPGKGGEVAMWACKNPAVFFCRDAHPDTAAPPNSVSTRKMKTADTSL; from the exons ATGCGTGTGAGATACGGGATGagttttgttgtgctgtttttggGCTT GTCGATGGATTCGCCTGTTAGCACGGCCCTGTGGGGCAGCGGTGGCAGCAACTACACGGCCGACAACTCCGGGCCGAGCTTCACCAACCAGCTGGGCACTGCCTCACCTGTTGCACCGAG GATAGTTTCCATAGTGACCAGCCTTGTGACCTCCACCACAGAGGCCACAGTGGGAACCACAGGAAACCTATCGGCTTTCAGAGACCAAAGAGGGAGTGAGCTCAGTCAAACCCACCAGGCGTCGACCCCATCGGTGCTGAGCGCCGCTGAGAGTAACTCTGTCCTGCAGGGCATCACAGTGGCAGCTCAGGCCCTGGTactcctctccatcttcctcctctccagcctcGGTAACTCGGCGGTCGTCATTGTCatcatcaaacacagacagcttCGAACGGTGACCAATGCTTTCATCATGTCGCTGTCGCTGTCTGACTTCCTCACAGCCGTCCTGTGTCTGCCGTTCTCCTTTGTCATGCTCTTCAGTAAGGATGGTATCTGGATGTTCGGGGATCATTTCTGTGTGGCCAACGGCTTTTTCAACACCTGCTTTGGTATCATTTCCACCCTGACTATGACTTTGATCTCCTTTGACAGGTACTACGCCATAGTTAGACAGCCACAGGCGAAAATAGGCCGCCAGAAAGCAACTCAGCTGTTGATAGCTGTCTGGCTAACTGCTGTCGTTTTCTCTTTACCTTGGTATCTGTTAGTCCGGACACCTGCAGAAATCCATAAGCGAGGTTTCTaccactgtatgtatgtgttccACTCTGGGACCTCACGCATGGGGACAGCTTATAGCATCTGCCTTATCGTTGTTTGTTATTTACTGCCCTTCTCCctcatgtgtttttgtcattacaACATCTGTAAGACAGTGCGGCTTTCAGAGATCCGAGTCAGACCGGTGACCACGTACGCATACTTGCTGCGATTTTACAGTGAAATGCGAACAGCCACCACCGTTCTgataatgattgttttcatcattttttgttGGGGGCCATATTGTGTAATGGGGTTGGTAACAGCCATGGGAGACTACACCTTCAACCCTGCAATGGACACGGTAGCCATCTGGCTAGCCTGGGCAAATGGAGCCATCAACCCTCTGATCTACGCCCTGAGGAACCCCAATATATCCATGCTGCTGGGacggagcagagaggagggctATCGGACCAGAAACATTGCCGCGTACCTCTCCAGCCAAACCCAGAACCGCGAGATCCGGCTTAACCAAGCAGAGAGGATAAGGGACCGCTACGTGAGTCGCGTAGGGGTGAATAACAACAGCCGGCTGTCGAGTTCAAGTCccggaaaaggaggagaggtaGCAATGTGGGCCTGTAAAaaccctgctgtgtttttctgcagggaCGCCCACCCTGACACTGCAGCACCACCCAACTCTGTCAGCACTCGTAAAATGAAGACAGCTGACACCAGTCTGTGA